In Bacillus thuringiensis, the DNA window GGTCTTTACGTTTCGGGAACAAGAATAGTTCAGGTGACACATCAATAAACGAAGTATCATATTCTCCTGATAAGAAGTTTTTATGTTTTACTACATTCTCTAGGAATGGAATATTTGTTTTAATACCACGAATACGGAATTCTTTTAAGTTACGTTCCATTTTTGCAGCAGCTTGCTCAAAAGTAAGTGCCCAAGTTGTAACTTTTACAAGTAAAGAATCGTAGTATGGTGTAATAACTGCACCTTGGAAGCTATTTCCTGTATCAAGACGCACACCAAAACCACCGCCTGATCGATACGCCATAATTTTTCCTGTATCCGGCATAAAATTATTTAGTGGGTCTTCAGTTGTTACACGAGATTGGATTGCAAATCCGTGCACAACCACTTCCTCTTGCTTCGGAACACCTACTATTTTACTATGTAATGCATGTCCATCAGCTATTAAAATTTGTGATTGAACGATATCGACTCCTGTAATCATCTCTGTAATCGTATGTTCTACTTGAACACGTGGATTTACTTCAATAAAGTAAAACTCATCATCTTTTACAAGGAATTCTACTGTTCCTGCGTTTAAATAATTTACATTTTTCGTTAACTTCACAGCAGCATCACAAATACGCTGGCGCAACTCATTTGAAAGTGATACACTCGGTGCTATTTCTACAACTTTTTGATGACGACGTTGTACAGAACAGTCTCGCTCGTATAAATGAACAACATTGCCCTCTTCATCTGCTAAAATTTGAACTTCTATATGTTTAGGTTTTTCAACGAATTTTTCTACGTATACTTCATCATTACCAAAGGCTGCTTTTGCTTCTGACTTCGCTCGATTATACGACTCTCTTAATTCTTCACTAGTACGTACAATACGCATACCACGGCCGCCACCGCCAAGGGAAGCTTTAATAATAATCGGGTAATCATACTTTTCAGCAAATTCTTTGACTTCTTCTATTGAATTTACTGGCCCATCACTACCAGGAATAACTGGAATTTGTGCTAGCTGCGCTTGTGTTCTTGCTTTCACTTTATCTCCAAACATATCTAAATGCTTACTCTTTGGACCGATAAAGATAATTCCTTCTTCTTCACAACGTTTTGCGAATTGAATATTTTCTGACAAGAAACCATATCCAGGGTGGATTGCATCTACATGATTACTTTTTGCAATCTCAATAATGCCTTCAATATCTAGATAAGCATCAATTGGCTTTTTTCCTTCCCCAACTAAATAGGACTCATCAGCTTTATAGCGATGATAAGAACCACTATCCTCTTTAGAATAGATTGCAACCGTTTTTAATCCGAGTTCCGAACAAGCTCGAAACACACGAATTGCAATCTCTCCACGGTTAGCTACCAATACTTTTTGAATACGTTGCAGCTTTGTCATGATTTTCCCCCTCTACTTTCCTACCACTCTAGAGATAAAATATATACACACCATAAAGAGCGTGAAGTTCTTCACTTTCTACATTATATTATACTTAGAAAGCTTCACTTTATTTTTATCCATCATACCTTATTTTTTAACAAATGATAAGTTTTCTGATCAATTTGTTTCACAAAAATAGTATAGCATACCTCTTCCTTTTCTAACAACTCAATTGTATATCACATTTAATTAAATGTGATATATTTTTTATTATAAATACTAATTAATATATCATATTTAATATTTTTAAAAAATAAAAAAACACATCGCGCTCTAAAGCACAATGCGTTTTTTATTTTACAACAACAAGACGTGGTCCATCTTGTTCTCTTTCTTTCATTATCTCATTTTGCTCTTTTTCTTGTCGTTTTACATGACTAGCAATATTTAATAATATACCCATCGAGATTAGATTAGCCAACAAAGAACTACCACCATAACTAATAAACGGTAAAGGTACTCCTGTAAGCGGTATTAATCCAGACATACCACCAACGTTAATAAAAGTTTGTATCCCAAGTAAACTTGCAATTCCAATCGCAACTAAACTTCCAAATGGATCTTTACATTTTTGTGCTACTCTAAACGACCGAATAATAATAAGTAGTAAACAGATTAAAATGATAGCTACACCTATAAACCCAAGTTCTTCAGATATAATTGCCATAATAAAATCCGTTTGCGGCTCTGGTAAATAGCCATACTTTTGTATACTATTCCCTAATCCTCTACCACCTAATCCACCTGAGGCAATTCCAATAAAAGAATTAACTAATTGGAATCCATCATTTTGAGGATCGTTAAATGGATCAAGAAAAACTGAAAATCGAGCTTTTTGGTAGTTACTTAATTTATAATTTCCGATAAAATACAACGCCGGAATCCACACGACAGATGTTAATAAAAATCTTTTAATCCACAAGTTAACATTAACTCCTGAACAGAAGAACATAATTAACACTGTTCCACCTATTAAAATGTCAGTCCCTAAGTCATTTTGTAATAAAATTAATACCATCGATCCACCGACAATAACTAGGGGAGGTATTATTCCTTGGAAAAAAGGAGTTTGCCTCTCTTGTTTCTTAGCAAAAAAACTTGCTAGCGTAATAATAACTGCTATTTTTACAAACTCAGCTGGTTGTATACCTAGTATCCATCCTTTTGCGCCATTTATGACCTGCCCGAAAACTAAGGCTGCTGTTAGTAAGGCAAGGCTCCCTAACCCGATTGCTGCTAGAACCATTTGTTCTCTCCAAAATTTATAAGGGATTATAACGACAATCACTAGTATTACCGTTCCAATAGCAAGAGCAACTAATTGTTTTTTAAAAAAGTAATCTGCTGGCCAGTTATATTTCGACAAAATCGCGACAATGGAACTAGAACTATATACCATTATAACTCCCAACACACATAAGATAACAAGAGGAAGTAACAATGAATAATCCATTGATTTCCATACTCTTTTCATTTCATTTCCTCTCTCTGTTTCAATTTAATTATTGTTGTATTCCATATGTACATTGATTCTTCCTGCTTTATTATACAAATAAAAAGCCCAAACTTTTTCAGTTTGAGCCCCCTTATTTGAACCCGTTATTGTTGTTTGTTTGTAAATGCTTCATGAAGTGCAGATAACTCACGTTCAAGCTCTCCTAACATTGCTTTCCCTTGTTCTTCTGCAATAAGACCAAGGCGAACTGCAAAATCGACCTCGCGGGATAGTCCAAACATTTGTGTGTCTAACACTTCTTCATATAATGGACATTGCGGCATTGTCAGATTGTCCATTTGTACCTTAATAAGTCTTAAAATCTTCTCCGCATCCGCTTGTAGAAGGGCTAGTGCCTTTTCCTGATGATTTGATACTGTCTCAGACGCCAAATTGATTCCCTCCGTTTCCGTCCTACTCTCTCCTATCTATTAATATTAGCGATAGTTTTAGTAAATTGCAATAGAAACATTTTTTGTGACAACCGTGTCTAATGCTATTATACTGAAAAGTGGGAGTATAACACAAATGGGGGAACAACAATGAGCGAAATTTTATTTATTAATGGAAAAGTTCGTTTTCCAATCACTATCGATCCAACTGTTTGGATCTTTGATGATCGAAAAGTAGATTTGACAACTTACTTTGATGAAACAAGAGAAAACACGTCTGAACTAGAAGCTTACTTAAAAAACACTTCAGAACATTGGGATCGCGAAATCCGTGATGGTGCTGCGTTTCCACCGATACAACAAAGTGTAAAGAAATATAAAAAAGAACAGCTAATTACTGGAACGTTCGGTATACCATTTCATCCATTTCTTGCTAACGCCGAAATTTCAGATGACGCTACGCAAGTCGAAATTGAAACAGTAGATCAAACAATACTACTTCCATTAGAAACTGTAGAAAATGCTATTCTTGGTTTTTCAAAAGAAGGAAAGCCATTAAAAGAGGATGGACCTGTTCATCTCTATTTCAATGATGGATCTAATCAACAAAATCCAATCCGTAACATCCGTAAATTTACAATTCTTTAAAGTATATACGTTAGAAGAAAAAGGAGTGAGCCTCAGCTCACTCCTTTTATAATAAATCCGCTGCTAGTTGCGCTAAATTCGATCGCTCCCCTTTAACAAACTTTACATGACCACTAATACGTTGCTCTTTAAACTTCTCTACAACATATGTTAAACCGTTATTATACTCATCCAAATACGGATGATCAATTTGCTGGGGATCTCCCATTAATACGATTTTACTTTTTTCTCCTACTCTTGTTAGTATCGTTTTCACTTCATGCTTCGTTAAATTTTGTGCTTCGTCAATTATAATGAACTGATCCGGAATACTTCTCCCACGTATATAGGTAAGAGCTTCCACTTCAATCGAACCCATTCCAGCTAAAATAGCATCTAACTCTCCTGGCTTTTTCGTATTAAATAAATACTCTAGATTATCAAAAATCGGTTGCATCCACGGTCTTAACTTTTCTTCTTTTTCTCCTGGTAAATAACCGATATCTTTTCCGACTGGAACAATTGGCCTTGCAACTAGTAGTTTTTTATATAGCCCTAAATCTTCAGTTTGCATGAGCCCCGAAGCTAAAGCTAGTAATGTTTTTCCTGTACCAGCTTTCCCAGTTAACGTTACTAGCGGAATATCTTCACGAAGCAACAATTCTAATCCCATAATTTGCTGCACATTTCGTGGTCGTATCCCCCATACTTGTTCATTGTGAAAAATAAGTTTCTTTACCTTCTTACCTAAGTGATCCACAATGCCAAGTGCTGAACTAGATCCCCCTAATGCATCTTTCATCACTACAAACTGATTTGGATAAAAAGGGTGATTTGCAATTTCGGATAAAGGCAATTCACCTTTTTCATAAAAATAATCCAATTGCTCTTTTGATATATACCCTTCTAAAAATCCTGAATATATATTATCTACTTCAATTACACGATCACTTAAATAATCTTCCGCCTTCAAACCAATTGCATCAGCTTTTACCCTTACGAGCACATCTTTACTTACTAAAATAACAGACTTCCCGTCCTCTTTTTCTTGTTCTTCTAAAGATAGATTTTTTGCTACAGCTAAAATTCGATTATCATTTGTTTTTTCTACAAAAATATCTTGTAGTTGAACAAATGAACGATGATTTAATTCAATACGAAATGTACCGCCGTTTTCTAGCGGAATACTTTCATGCAGCTTTCCTATTTCACGAAATTTGTCTATTAACTTAGATACATAACGAGCGTTTCGTCCTACTTCATCCATATAACGTTTTTTCGAATCAACCTCTTCTAATACAACTGCCGGAATCACTACTTCATTGGCTTCAAATGAAAAAATAGATAAAGGATCCTGCAAAAGTACATTCGTATCTAACACATAAATTTTATCCAACCTGTTACCCCCTGACTCCACTTTTAAATTTGTAGAACAAGGGTTTCATCCATAAAATATGGACGAACCATTGTTATAATTATATGTACCGTATAAACGAGGTAGAATCGAAATTCACAGCCATTAAACCTTTTATTTATTTTTTATTCATTTCTATTCAATATATTACTTTTAATTATAATTATTAACATAAAATCACAATAACTGATTACAAAAGTTAATAACTGATTTTCTGATTTATCACATTTATAATTCTTTTATTCCTACTAACACTTGGTTATCCAGCTTTTTCGCTGCGCGAATGTCATATGTTTTCTCATACGTTGGCTCAGTTGCAAGTTTCGCTCCATAAAACATAACATCACGTACTTCTTGTACATTTACTTCTATTACAGTTAATTTTAGAGGAATGCCTTCCATTCTATCAGTCAAAATTTCACCTGCACCACTTATGGAAAATACGGATTCATTCGCCATTATAGTCAATACTACCCCAGTACTATGACGTATATTTTCCACAATACGCGAACGGTGATCTACTGCAAATCGAATACTAGTTTTACTCACTGCATACACCCAAGAAATAGCACTTACGTTAGGAACTTGTTTTTCGAAGTCTGTTGTTGCTACCATAACAATACATTCTTTACGTAACGTTT includes these proteins:
- a CDS encoding FtsW/RodA/SpoVE family cell cycle protein gives rise to the protein MKRVWKSMDYSLLLPLVILCVLGVIMVYSSSSIVAILSKYNWPADYFFKKQLVALAIGTVILVIVVIIPYKFWREQMVLAAIGLGSLALLTAALVFGQVINGAKGWILGIQPAEFVKIAVIITLASFFAKKQERQTPFFQGIIPPLVIVGGSMVLILLQNDLGTDILIGGTVLIMFFCSGVNVNLWIKRFLLTSVVWIPALYFIGNYKLSNYQKARFSVFLDPFNDPQNDGFQLVNSFIGIASGGLGGRGLGNSIQKYGYLPEPQTDFIMAIISEELGFIGVAIILICLLLIIIRSFRVAQKCKDPFGSLVAIGIASLLGIQTFINVGGMSGLIPLTGVPLPFISYGGSSLLANLISMGILLNIASHVKRQEKEQNEIMKEREQDGPRLVVVK
- a CDS encoding YlaN family protein, with amino-acid sequence MASETVSNHQEKALALLQADAEKILRLIKVQMDNLTMPQCPLYEEVLDTQMFGLSREVDFAVRLGLIAEEQGKAMLGELERELSALHEAFTNKQQ
- a CDS encoding peptidyl-prolyl cis-trans isomerase, encoding MSEILFINGKVRFPITIDPTVWIFDDRKVDLTTYFDETRENTSELEAYLKNTSEHWDREIRDGAAFPPIQQSVKKYKKEQLITGTFGIPFHPFLANAEISDDATQVEIETVDQTILLPLETVENAILGFSKEGKPLKEDGPVHLYFNDGSNQQNPIRNIRKFTIL
- a CDS encoding PhoH family protein, with amino-acid sequence MDKIYVLDTNVLLQDPLSIFSFEANEVVIPAVVLEEVDSKKRYMDEVGRNARYVSKLIDKFREIGKLHESIPLENGGTFRIELNHRSFVQLQDIFVEKTNDNRILAVAKNLSLEEQEKEDGKSVILVSKDVLVRVKADAIGLKAEDYLSDRVIEVDNIYSGFLEGYISKEQLDYFYEKGELPLSEIANHPFYPNQFVVMKDALGGSSSALGIVDHLGKKVKKLIFHNEQVWGIRPRNVQQIMGLELLLREDIPLVTLTGKAGTGKTLLALASGLMQTEDLGLYKKLLVARPIVPVGKDIGYLPGEKEEKLRPWMQPIFDNLEYLFNTKKPGELDAILAGMGSIEVEALTYIRGRSIPDQFIIIDEAQNLTKHEVKTILTRVGEKSKIVLMGDPQQIDHPYLDEYNNGLTYVVEKFKEQRISGHVKFVKGERSNLAQLAADLL
- a CDS encoding pyridoxamine 5'-phosphate oxidase family protein — its product is MANVVEPTLTDDLVQTLRKECIVMVATTDFEKQVPNVSAISWVYAVSKTSIRFAVDHRSRIVENIRHSTGVVLTIMANESVFSISGAGEILTDRMEGIPLKLTVIEVNVQEVRDVMFYGAKLATEPTYEKTYDIRAAKKLDNQVLVGIKEL